The Candidatus Glassbacteria bacterium genome segment TCGAATACTGCCAGATTTGGAACCAGATATATGCCGTGACCTACCATCAGATCGATCAAAGCCTGAACACGGGGTGCCGTCAAGTCGACATCGCTCCAGAGTTCATATCGTCCTTCACGCCGCGCATTATTATCGGCCAGGATTGCCTGACGAAACTGTTCAGCTTGGCGCAGGGGTACCAGAGCCGTTCCGCACGAAGTGATGTGCTCTATACCATCCAGACCGGCTCGTATCCCGTCTCCTGCATCGACGATCTCGAGGTGCGCCGTCACAGGGACACCGCGGGCATGTGCTGTTTGAGCGGCTACCTGTATCAGGCCGAGTGGTAACCGGAAGTACGCTTTTATAACTGACGCCCCCTGGTCGATAAAGCGGTTTACAGCATCACGGCATTCATGCGCATCCCGGACAATCATCGAGTTCTTGGGATAGGCCGGAGGCGGATTGTCCAGATGCGGCCCCGAAAGAAACAGGCGAGGGAGCTCAGTACCCGCCTGTCGGACAGGATCATAAGACTCAATCCAGGCGCCTGGATCGCGGATTGAGGTAATGCCGTGTCTCAAAAACAGCAGGGGCAGTTCGCGATTCCCATTAAGATGAAAATGCGCATCAATAAGACCCGGCAGCAAAGTCAAATCCCTGCCGTTCACCTTCTCTGCACCGGCCGGGATCTCCAGGGATGAGCGTGGACCGACAGCGATGATACGATTGCCCTGCACGATCACCGCCGCATCGGGCAGGGCGTCACCACCGAGTCCGTCAATGAGCGTCACACCCACAATGGCCACCACGCTCATAGAATCAGGCTGTGCCATGTTGTTCACTTCGTACAGCGAATGCTGCTCTCCCGGATTGACGGCAAATACCGGAAATGGCGCCGTTATGAGACACCACAGCAGCAGATCAATAAATCGGAAATTTCTCATATCCATATTTGTCAAATTCAGCCTCCAGATAGTATATACGGCACACCCCTTCTTTAGATGGCCTTCTTTTTCGATTCCGAGCGAAATCTTTTATCCTTTTCAGCTTGCATTGAGAGATCCCCATCATCTCTACAGTAAATTATCTGATCTCATCAGAAGTATCAATGAGTTTCCAGGTCTGAGCAGAAAAATAGAGGCAATTCTCCCACTGCTCATACCAGGGAGCAGCCTTTTCAGGCCGAGCAACATCGAAATTGAC includes the following:
- a CDS encoding amidohydrolase family protein — encoded protein: MRNFRFIDLLLWCLITAPFPVFAVNPGEQHSLYEVNNMAQPDSMSVVAIVGVTLIDGLGGDALPDAAVIVQGNRIIAVGPRSSLEIPAGAEKVNGRDLTLLPGLIDAHFHLNGNRELPLLFLRHGITSIRDPGAWIESYDPVRQAGTELPRLFLSGPHLDNPPPAYPKNSMIVRDAHECRDAVNRFIDQGASVIKAYFRLPLGLIQVAAQTAHARGVPVTAHLEIVDAGDGIRAGLDGIEHITSCGTALVPLRQAEQFRQAILADNNARREGRYELWSDVDLTAPRVQALIDLMVGHGIYLVPNLAVFERRSGDKGITDMHLQGFSNMMAFTRMAHRAGVRIVVGSHSSVPHAERGWAYQREMEMLVETGMTPREAITAATIQNARFFRTESRTGSIEVGKLADLVLVEGNPLNDIRSMRRIQRVMLNGIWISTDNTE